From the genome of Sulfurovum sp. NBC37-1, one region includes:
- a CDS encoding bifunctional 2-C-methyl-D-erythritol 4-phosphate cytidylyltransferase/2-C-methyl-D-erythritol 2,4-cyclodiphosphate synthase, with protein sequence MPDITLILLGAGNSTRFESDVKKQWLYSGEIPLWLHVAESFEAMGAFAKIVIVSSPEDIGLMKHFADYTYVQGGETRQASLKNALEDVTTEYVLVSDIARCCVPAAMIHRILDAREEASCIVPVLPVTDTLYLAQTPLDREQVRIIQTPQLSVTKTLKQALQTDQLFTDDSSAVASMGKKVHFVEGSHEAHKLTTISDLKKLPCIEAPSGKTLTGFGLDIHPFEEGKAMVLCGVKIAVDYGFKAHSDGDVAIHALIDALLGAAGMGDIGELYPDTDQSYAGANSTRLLSDTVRKIRTHGYTIGNVDMTILAQAPRLLPYKEKMKHSIASLLEIRPHLVNIKATTAEKLGFVGRKEGVTVHAVANLTYYNWKQK encoded by the coding sequence GTGCCTGATATCACATTAATACTACTTGGAGCCGGCAATTCTACACGATTTGAGAGCGATGTAAAAAAACAGTGGCTCTATAGCGGAGAGATCCCTTTATGGCTGCATGTAGCTGAGAGCTTTGAAGCCATGGGGGCCTTTGCCAAGATCGTTATTGTCTCCTCACCCGAAGACATAGGTCTCATGAAACACTTTGCGGACTATACCTACGTCCAGGGTGGAGAGACAAGGCAAGCTTCATTAAAGAATGCTCTCGAAGATGTTACAACAGAGTATGTTCTTGTCTCGGATATCGCCAGATGTTGCGTCCCGGCAGCAATGATACATCGAATTCTGGATGCCAGAGAAGAGGCAAGCTGTATCGTTCCGGTACTGCCTGTTACCGATACACTCTATTTGGCACAAACACCCTTGGACAGGGAACAGGTACGGATCATACAGACCCCTCAGCTCAGTGTTACAAAAACACTCAAACAGGCTTTACAGACCGATCAGCTTTTTACAGATGACAGTTCAGCCGTTGCTTCCATGGGGAAAAAAGTTCATTTTGTCGAAGGCTCGCATGAAGCACACAAACTAACCACTATTTCAGATCTCAAGAAGCTCCCCTGCATAGAGGCACCATCCGGAAAAACACTAACAGGCTTCGGTCTGGATATCCACCCTTTTGAAGAAGGAAAAGCAATGGTTCTCTGCGGTGTGAAGATCGCTGTGGACTATGGATTCAAGGCACACAGTGACGGAGATGTTGCCATCCATGCGCTCATCGATGCGCTTCTGGGTGCCGCAGGAATGGGGGACATAGGTGAACTCTACCCTGACACCGACCAGAGCTATGCGGGAGCGAACTCGACGCGGCTCCTGAGCGATACCGTCCGAAAGATCAGAACGCACGGCTACACTATCGGCAATGTGGACATGACCATTCTGGCACAGGCACCGCGCCTGCTTCCCTATAAAGAGAAGATGAAACACTCCATCGCCTCTCTGCTGGAAATCAGGCCCCACCTGGTGAACATCAAAGCAACGACTGCCGAAAAACTCGGTTTTGTCGGTCGCAAAGAGGGTGTAACAGTACATGCAGTAGCAAATCTAACATATTATAACTGGAAACAAAAATGA
- the metE gene encoding 5-methyltetrahydropteroyltriglutamate--homocysteine S-methyltransferase, whose protein sequence is MSKNYVTGFPRIGEQRELKKVLEKFWAKETDFSEVEYIAAQLKARHWNYQKEAGIDFISSNDFSLYDNMLDTAIMLGAIPARFKGLENEELYFSMARGNKDAVAMEMTKWFNTNYHYIVPELGKTDSYALNSTKITEEYREAKALGITTKINLIGPITFLGLSKRTDRGDTYELFSKILPLYEQLIKEIGSLDDHVTVQIDEPIFVKDIEPKVLSLIKPCYDTICNAADNVNIIVSTYFEHATEATKVLVHTPVWGIGLDFLYGGKNFESLEAIAKSGKKLIAGIVDGRNIWKNDIEATVALLEKIAESIEKENIIVSTSSSLLHTPFTLKYEEKMDEEVRNWLSYAVEKLDELNLINKLFSGKKLSNTEKNALDANRSANESRRSSKRIHDKAVQERLSTFSRFEREGTYEERIAIQHDVLQYKPLATTTIGSFPQTAEVRKARRNFKNGTIDEKAYTKTMQEYIDECVAFQEECGIEILVHGEPERNDMVEYFGEQLKGYGFSQNGWVQSYGSRCVKPPFIYGDISRPKAMTVEWISYAQSRTKKIMKGMLTGPVTILNWSFVRDDLPRSEVSKQIALAIHDEVNDLQNAAIKIIQVDEAAFKEGYPLRSQDIPEYENWAVRDFRVAVSSARKETQIHTHMCYSEFNDIIRTIEAMDADVISIETARSGNELLKIFAEVGYKQEVGPGVYDIHSPRIPSVEEIVEQIKKLLKVLPKEQLWINPDCGLKTRKWEEVKPSLENMVKAVQIVREELA, encoded by the coding sequence ATGTCAAAAAATTACGTAACAGGGTTCCCAAGAATCGGGGAGCAGAGAGAACTGAAAAAAGTACTGGAAAAATTCTGGGCGAAAGAAACGGACTTTTCAGAAGTTGAATACATCGCAGCACAACTGAAAGCAAGACACTGGAACTATCAGAAAGAAGCCGGCATCGACTTCATCTCAAGCAATGATTTTTCACTCTATGACAATATGCTTGATACTGCCATTATGCTCGGAGCGATCCCCGCACGTTTCAAAGGGCTCGAGAACGAAGAGCTCTACTTCTCTATGGCAAGAGGAAACAAGGATGCCGTAGCGATGGAGATGACCAAATGGTTCAACACCAACTATCACTACATTGTACCTGAACTGGGCAAGACAGACAGCTATGCTCTTAACAGTACAAAAATTACTGAAGAGTATCGGGAAGCCAAAGCATTGGGCATTACCACAAAGATCAACCTCATCGGCCCCATCACTTTTCTGGGACTCTCCAAACGTACGGACAGAGGAGATACCTATGAACTCTTCAGCAAAATCCTTCCGCTGTATGAGCAACTCATCAAAGAAATAGGCAGTCTTGATGACCACGTGACCGTACAGATCGATGAGCCGATCTTCGTCAAAGACATAGAGCCAAAAGTCCTCAGCCTTATCAAACCTTGTTATGACACCATCTGCAATGCGGCAGACAATGTCAATATCATTGTTTCCACCTACTTTGAGCATGCCACTGAAGCAACCAAGGTGCTCGTACATACACCGGTATGGGGGATCGGCCTTGACTTTCTCTATGGTGGAAAGAATTTTGAAAGTCTCGAAGCCATTGCCAAGAGCGGCAAGAAGCTCATTGCCGGTATCGTAGACGGACGCAATATCTGGAAAAATGATATTGAAGCGACCGTGGCACTGCTTGAAAAGATTGCCGAAAGCATCGAAAAAGAGAATATCATCGTCTCGACCTCTTCCTCTCTGTTACATACTCCCTTCACACTCAAATATGAGGAGAAGATGGATGAAGAAGTCAGAAACTGGCTCAGCTATGCTGTTGAAAAACTCGATGAACTCAACCTGATCAACAAATTATTCTCTGGAAAGAAACTCAGCAATACAGAAAAAAATGCACTTGATGCGAACAGATCGGCTAATGAAAGCCGAAGAAGTTCCAAACGTATTCATGACAAAGCTGTTCAAGAGCGACTATCAACATTCAGTAGATTTGAACGTGAAGGTACATACGAGGAACGCATCGCTATTCAGCATGATGTATTGCAATATAAACCACTTGCAACCACTACCATCGGCTCATTTCCTCAAACTGCAGAGGTAAGAAAAGCACGACGCAATTTCAAAAACGGAACCATAGACGAAAAAGCCTATACCAAAACAATGCAGGAGTATATTGATGAGTGTGTTGCATTCCAGGAGGAGTGCGGTATAGAAATACTTGTGCATGGTGAACCGGAGCGTAACGATATGGTCGAGTATTTCGGTGAACAGCTCAAAGGCTACGGTTTCAGTCAGAACGGCTGGGTACAGAGCTACGGCAGCCGATGTGTCAAACCACCCTTCATCTATGGTGACATAAGCCGTCCCAAAGCAATGACCGTAGAGTGGATCAGCTATGCGCAGAGTCGAACAAAGAAGATTATGAAGGGGATGCTCACCGGCCCGGTCACTATTCTCAACTGGTCTTTCGTACGTGACGATCTGCCAAGGAGTGAAGTAAGCAAACAGATCGCCCTTGCCATCCATGATGAAGTAAATGACCTGCAAAATGCAGCTATCAAGATTATCCAGGTAGATGAAGCCGCCTTTAAAGAAGGATACCCGCTCAGAAGCCAAGATATACCCGAGTACGAAAACTGGGCGGTCAGAGACTTCAGGGTTGCTGTCAGTTCTGCACGGAAGGAAACACAGATCCATACCCATATGTGCTATTCTGAGTTCAATGACATCATTCGAACCATCGAAGCGATGGATGCTGATGTCATTTCCATAGAGACGGCCCGAAGCGGCAACGAACTGCTCAAGATCTTCGCAGAGGTCGGATACAAACAGGAAGTCGGACCCGGAGTATATGACATCCACTCTCCGCGTATTCCATCGGTAGAAGAGATCGTTGAGCAGATCAAAAAACTGCTGAAAGTCCTACCAAAAGAACAGCTCTGGATCAATCCAGACTGCGGCTTGAAGACCCGTAAATGGGAAGAGGTAAAACCAAGTTTGGAAAATATGGTGAAGGCTGTACAGATCGTACGGGAAGAGTTGGCTTAA
- a CDS encoding sulfate adenylyltransferase, with protein sequence MQHKSLYIDTEALSALSLVKEGLISPVEGLMNEKEAREVDETKFYKGVPFPFAFILAPKGTRNKKVLQSLKKGDVVDLINYDKKVGELIVDETFPIDPKKRLHNIYGTSDPSHPGVKNTMARLGDMAVSGEYTVEYPLVTDNIHRIKSMITKTGAKVISSMMLAANPFNRAHERMIRQAISDADLLVIFLRKPFTSEGLRYDIRYNSLSTFVDNFLPRNKVIIIPFENSYIFAGFNELILDALLAKNYGCNQLVVGKNHGGLGLYYDKNRLNTVFDHCKNIDIDIKTVDEYVYCDTCKTLVSTSTCPHGQHHHVHYHSESIMKLIQSGLIPPPILVRKEVSANILAALFPERFENLQELYYSLMPGSGLLEQQSDEQFYMKLIQLYQTSSLT encoded by the coding sequence ATGCAACATAAATCACTTTATATCGATACAGAAGCACTCTCCGCCCTCTCACTTGTCAAAGAGGGGCTGATCTCACCCGTTGAGGGCCTGATGAATGAGAAGGAAGCCCGCGAGGTCGATGAAACAAAGTTCTACAAAGGTGTGCCGTTCCCTTTTGCCTTTATATTGGCGCCCAAAGGTACCCGCAACAAAAAAGTGCTTCAAAGCTTGAAAAAAGGTGATGTGGTCGACCTGATCAATTATGACAAAAAGGTAGGTGAGCTCATCGTCGATGAGACCTTCCCTATCGACCCCAAAAAACGTCTGCATAATATTTACGGTACCAGTGACCCATCACATCCCGGTGTCAAGAACACTATGGCCCGACTGGGCGACATGGCTGTAAGCGGTGAATATACTGTTGAATACCCTCTCGTTACCGATAACATTCACCGGATCAAAAGTATGATCACCAAAACAGGGGCAAAGGTCATCAGCTCCATGATGCTCGCGGCCAACCCTTTCAACCGTGCACACGAAAGAATGATACGCCAGGCTATCAGCGATGCAGACCTGCTGGTGATCTTCCTGCGCAAACCGTTTACCTCCGAAGGCTTGCGTTACGACATCCGTTACAATTCGCTGAGTACGTTCGTCGACAACTTCCTCCCCCGCAACAAAGTGATCATTATTCCCTTTGAGAACTCCTACATCTTTGCAGGTTTCAACGAACTGATACTCGATGCGCTGTTAGCGAAAAACTACGGCTGTAATCAGCTGGTCGTCGGAAAGAACCATGGAGGACTGGGCCTCTACTACGACAAGAACCGCCTCAATACAGTCTTCGACCACTGTAAGAACATCGACATCGATATTAAGACCGTAGATGAGTATGTCTACTGCGATACCTGCAAGACTCTGGTCAGCACCAGTACCTGTCCCCACGGACAGCACCACCATGTACACTACCACAGTGAGTCGATCATGAAACTGATACAGAGCGGACTCATCCCACCGCCGATCCTGGTCAGAAAAGAGGTCTCCGCCAACATTCTGGCCGCCCTTTTCCCCGAGCGCTTTGAGAATCTTCAGGAACTCTACTACTCACTGATGCCGGGATCAGGCCTCCTTGAACAGCAGAGCGACGAGCAGTTCTACATGAAGCTGATCCAGCTTTATCAGACCTCGTCGCTGACATAA
- the thiC gene encoding phosphomethylpyrimidine synthase ThiC yields the protein MTKPFKETIAASNDILTREPLPASKKIYVEGSIHKDIRVPMREISLSNDTTLCVYDTSGPYTDPSVEIDVEKGIPSIRKEWISSRGDVEVYEGRIVKPEDNGYNTEEQLDFVAAGSRGLYRTPLRAKKGKNVSQLHYARQGIITPEMEFVAIRENQNLEMSKRYLSDEEREKRLKGERFGANLPEEITPEFVRKEIAEGRAVIPCNINHPEVEPMIIGRNFLVKVNANIGNSATTSSIAEEVEKMVWSTRWGGDTVMDLSTGKNIHTTRDWILRNSPVPIGTVPIYQALEKVNGIAEDLTWEVFRDTLIEQAEQGVDYFTIHAGLLLHHVPMTAKRVTGIVSRGGSIMAKWMIHHHKENFLYTHFEEICEIMKAYDVTFSLGDGLRPGSVADANDEAQFAELKTLGELTKIAWKHDVQTIIEGPGHVPMHMIKANMEKQLEWCDEAPFYTLGPLTTDIAPGYDHITSGIGAAMIGWYGCAMLCYVTPKEHLGLPNREDVKEGLITYKLAAHAADIAKGHPGARARDDAMSLARFEFRWIDQFNIGLDPERAREYHDETMPMEAAKVAHFCSMCGPKFCSMKISAEVREYADNLGTDVETAKQAGMDEMSMKFQEFGSEVYIEADKIENA from the coding sequence ATGACCAAACCATTTAAAGAAACCATTGCCGCGTCAAATGACATTTTGACAAGGGAGCCTCTGCCTGCTTCGAAGAAGATCTATGTGGAGGGATCCATACACAAAGATATCCGTGTACCTATGAGGGAGATCTCGCTAAGCAACGATACGACACTCTGCGTCTATGATACTTCCGGACCCTATACCGATCCTTCTGTAGAGATCGATGTTGAAAAGGGTATTCCCTCTATCCGTAAAGAGTGGATATCATCACGTGGGGATGTTGAGGTGTACGAAGGACGTATAGTCAAGCCTGAGGATAACGGATATAATACAGAAGAACAACTGGACTTCGTGGCTGCGGGAAGCAGAGGGCTTTACCGGACACCGCTTCGTGCCAAAAAAGGTAAAAATGTGTCGCAGCTCCACTATGCACGTCAGGGCATCATCACACCCGAAATGGAATTTGTGGCGATCCGTGAGAATCAGAATCTGGAGATGAGCAAACGTTACCTGAGCGATGAAGAGAGGGAAAAACGTCTTAAAGGTGAGCGTTTCGGAGCGAATCTTCCTGAAGAGATCACTCCGGAATTTGTCAGAAAAGAGATCGCCGAAGGCAGGGCGGTCATACCGTGCAACATCAACCACCCTGAAGTAGAGCCGATGATCATCGGGCGTAATTTTCTTGTCAAGGTCAATGCGAACATCGGTAACTCTGCAACGACATCGAGTATTGCCGAAGAGGTAGAGAAGATGGTCTGGTCCACCAGATGGGGCGGCGATACCGTGATGGACCTCTCTACAGGGAAGAACATCCACACCACACGTGACTGGATTTTGCGTAATTCTCCTGTACCTATCGGAACGGTACCTATTTACCAGGCATTGGAGAAAGTCAATGGTATTGCTGAAGACCTCACTTGGGAGGTTTTCAGAGATACACTTATAGAGCAGGCGGAGCAGGGAGTTGACTACTTTACCATCCATGCTGGGCTGCTTTTGCATCATGTGCCTATGACGGCAAAACGTGTCACAGGGATCGTCAGCCGTGGCGGGTCGATCATGGCAAAATGGATGATTCATCATCATAAGGAAAACTTCCTCTATACACACTTCGAAGAGATATGCGAAATTATGAAAGCGTATGATGTGACTTTTTCTCTGGGTGACGGGCTCAGACCCGGTTCGGTCGCAGATGCCAACGATGAAGCGCAGTTCGCCGAGCTCAAGACACTGGGTGAACTCACCAAGATCGCCTGGAAACATGATGTGCAAACCATCATCGAGGGACCCGGACATGTACCGATGCATATGATCAAGGCGAATATGGAGAAGCAGCTGGAGTGGTGTGACGAGGCACCGTTCTATACTCTTGGACCGTTAACCACTGATATTGCTCCGGGGTATGATCACATCACATCAGGAATCGGTGCGGCGATGATCGGCTGGTACGGCTGTGCGATGCTCTGTTACGTGACACCCAAAGAGCACCTCGGCCTGCCGAACCGCGAAGATGTCAAAGAGGGGCTCATTACCTATAAACTGGCTGCCCATGCAGCGGACATTGCCAAAGGGCACCCGGGAGCCAGAGCAAGGGACGATGCCATGAGTCTGGCACGTTTCGAGTTCAGATGGATCGACCAGTTCAACATTGGACTCGACCCGGAAAGAGCCAGAGAGTACCATGACGAAACCATGCCGATGGAAGCGGCCAAAGTGGCGCACTTCTGCTCCATGTGCGGACCGAAATTCTGCTCCATGAAGATCTCGGCGGAAGTAAGAGAGTATGCCGATAACCTTGGAACGGATGTAGAGACGGCCAAGCAGGCGGGAATGGATGAGATGAGCATGAAGTTCCAGGAGTTTGGCAGTGAGGTTTATATTGAGGCAGATAAAATAGAGAACGCGTAG
- a CDS encoding FAD-dependent oxidoreductase yields MNIAIAGAGLVGRVVALNLLRSGNHTITFFDKDSKEGVTAAGFTAAGMLAPYAELETAESVIFDLGHRSIDLWPDLLRQIGLFDGYQQKGTVITAHGQDMGELEHFIGMLQRKVNTADNIDLLDAGKMTALEPDLYTHQKGFYIPDEGLVDAQRFMAFSVNYFDRYKNVRFKEYTPVEKIEAGLVHTKEGVEAFDWVFDTRGLGAKEHFDDLRGVRGEVMWVEANDIDISRPTRLMHPRYKLYIVPRGNGCEGIDLEYCKECKLSQTEGYKRYLIGATEIESEDTSPISVRSSMELLSALYTLHPNFGEARVVNTETNCRPAFKDNLPRIENEKGLTRINGLYRHGYLLAPAIVEKALKEGMLLNEYAMKENA; encoded by the coding sequence ATGAACATCGCAATAGCCGGTGCCGGACTGGTCGGAAGAGTGGTCGCACTCAACCTGCTTCGTTCCGGTAACCACACCATAACCTTCTTTGACAAAGACTCAAAAGAGGGTGTCACGGCAGCAGGCTTCACGGCAGCGGGGATGCTCGCTCCCTATGCGGAGCTGGAGACGGCAGAGTCGGTCATATTCGATCTTGGCCACCGCTCCATCGATTTATGGCCTGACCTGCTCAGGCAGATCGGGCTTTTTGACGGTTATCAGCAGAAAGGTACGGTCATTACCGCTCACGGACAGGATATGGGTGAGCTGGAACACTTCATCGGAATGCTTCAGCGCAAAGTAAATACGGCAGACAATATCGATCTGCTTGATGCAGGGAAGATGACTGCACTTGAACCGGACCTTTACACGCATCAAAAAGGCTTTTATATCCCCGATGAAGGTTTGGTCGATGCACAGCGTTTTATGGCCTTCTCTGTGAACTATTTTGACCGCTATAAGAATGTACGTTTCAAAGAGTACACGCCTGTAGAGAAAATTGAAGCGGGGCTGGTACATACCAAAGAGGGTGTAGAAGCATTTGACTGGGTCTTTGATACCAGAGGTCTTGGAGCCAAGGAGCATTTTGACGACCTTCGCGGTGTCCGTGGTGAAGTGATGTGGGTGGAAGCCAATGACATCGACATTTCCCGTCCCACACGTTTGATGCACCCGCGTTACAAACTCTACATCGTCCCCCGCGGGAATGGATGCGAGGGAATAGACCTCGAGTATTGTAAAGAGTGCAAGTTGTCTCAGACCGAGGGTTACAAACGTTATCTCATAGGGGCGACGGAGATCGAGAGTGAAGATACTTCGCCTATTTCGGTACGCTCCTCCATGGAACTGCTCTCTGCACTCTATACGCTACACCCCAACTTTGGAGAGGCACGGGTGGTCAATACCGAGACCAACTGCCGTCCGGCATTCAAAGACAACCTGCCGCGCATAGAGAATGAAAAGGGTCTGACGCGTATCAATGGACTTTACAGACACGGGTACCTGTTGGCCCCCGCAATCGTGGAGAAAGCACTGAAGGAAGGAATGCTTTTGAATGAGTACGCCATGAAGGAGAATGCATGA
- a CDS encoding response regulator gives MKIIIVENELYLAQSIASKLVENGFDTEIFSSIKEAMNSNGDVYLLSTNLPGQNTSPLITKFKEKIIILMVSYINNDTVGEPLKLGAKDYIVKPFMIEELLRKIEHYQEYQNLRKKTALYHEYMQNLLKEIKLDFDMEKLTYPLVIQTNYQRLVDKLVFEYAHTQNKLLTFVPLGDSNWKEKIESANGKLLLYITEIHLIKKAEREKLFALLEGQNFILCSTSELETPFPTITLNTDSKLYDQNEILTIDDYVKFIVNSFQYKFPDTELSKKLGISRKSLWEKRKKYDLFKKK, from the coding sequence ATGAAGATTATTATCGTAGAAAATGAGCTCTATCTGGCACAAAGTATTGCCAGTAAACTGGTAGAAAACGGCTTCGATACCGAAATATTCTCTTCGATCAAAGAGGCGATGAACAGTAACGGAGACGTTTATCTGCTCTCCACCAACCTGCCCGGACAGAACACTTCTCCGCTGATCACAAAGTTCAAAGAGAAGATCATTATACTCATGGTCAGCTATATCAACAACGACACGGTCGGTGAACCCCTTAAACTTGGGGCAAAAGACTACATCGTAAAACCTTTTATGATCGAAGAACTGCTGAGAAAAATAGAGCACTATCAGGAGTATCAGAATCTCAGGAAGAAAACCGCACTTTACCATGAATATATGCAGAACCTGCTCAAAGAGATCAAGCTCGATTTCGATATGGAAAAACTTACCTACCCGCTTGTCATACAGACCAACTACCAGAGACTGGTAGACAAACTGGTCTTTGAATACGCACATACACAGAACAAGCTCCTTACCTTTGTACCTCTTGGGGACAGTAACTGGAAAGAGAAAATAGAAAGTGCCAATGGAAAGTTGCTGCTGTACATCACAGAGATACACCTCATCAAGAAAGCGGAAAGAGAGAAGCTCTTTGCCCTGCTCGAAGGGCAGAACTTTATCCTTTGCAGTACTTCGGAACTGGAAACCCCTTTCCCAACCATCACACTCAATACCGATTCGAAACTCTACGACCAGAATGAGATACTGACCATCGATGATTATGTCAAATTCATCGTGAACAGTTTCCAGTACAAATTCCCCGATACCGAACTCTCCAAAAAGCTGGGTATTTCCCGTAAAAGTCTCTGGGAGAAAAGGAAAAAATATGATCTTTTCAAAAAGAAGTAG
- a CDS encoding phosphatidylglycerophosphatase A family protein: MTLQTLFLTFFGTGLSPQYPKTVATFAALILGIAILHYLGMETLFMLAFAVTVIGIFEINKYENLGGEHHAKEIVIDAATGMWLSLMIASSTAATLHYPSVNILAIVFSFAAYRFFDIWKPSTIGWIDREVKGGLGVMMDDVLSGIAGGLLSVVILMGIGKLF; the protein is encoded by the coding sequence ATGACACTGCAAACACTTTTTCTGACATTCTTCGGTACCGGCCTGAGTCCCCAGTATCCGAAAACCGTAGCCACATTTGCCGCCCTGATACTCGGCATAGCCATACTTCACTACCTTGGCATGGAAACACTTTTCATGCTTGCTTTTGCCGTTACCGTCATAGGCATCTTCGAGATCAACAAATACGAGAACCTTGGCGGAGAGCATCATGCAAAGGAGATCGTCATAGACGCAGCGACGGGGATGTGGCTCAGCCTGATGATCGCCTCTTCCACTGCAGCGACACTGCACTACCCCTCTGTGAACATCCTCGCCATCGTATTCAGTTTTGCCGCCTACAGATTCTTTGACATCTGGAAACCCTCTACCATTGGCTGGATAGACAGGGAGGTAAAAGGCGGACTGGGCGTGATGATGGACGACGTACTCTCGGGAATAGCAGGAGGATTATTGTCCGTAGTAATCCTGATGGGTATCGGGAAGTTATTTTAA
- the thiS gene encoding sulfur carrier protein ThiS, whose amino-acid sequence MRIIVNGESKEVAGQMSIAELIAFLGFTEKVGAVACNMTFVPSDSYEKTFLSEGDEVEILAPVCGG is encoded by the coding sequence ATGAGGATCATAGTCAATGGTGAAAGCAAAGAGGTAGCAGGTCAAATGAGTATTGCAGAACTTATCGCTTTTCTTGGCTTTACCGAAAAGGTGGGTGCTGTGGCATGCAATATGACCTTTGTGCCATCGGATAGCTATGAAAAAACATTTTTGAGCGAAGGTGATGAGGTCGAGATACTCGCACCGGTTTGCGGAGGGTAA
- a CDS encoding Mrp/NBP35 family ATP-binding protein — protein MTEENVLEALKNVTYPGFTKDIVTFGFVKDILINDKTIGLTIDITSSADEVKAQLRDDATKELQKLGFENININIKAPEAPKQMSNSVSGKNIAPHVKSFVMVSSGKGGVGKSTTSVNLAIAMALQGKKVGLLDADIYGPNIPRMMGVDDQKPEIQGNKVLPMKAYGVEVMSMGSLMEPGQSLIWRGSMIMKAIEQFLRDILWSELDVLVIDMPPGTGDAQLTLAQSVPVTAGITVTTPQEVSLDDSRRSLDMFQKLHIPTAGIIENMSGFICPECHTESDIFGMGTTEPVAKEYDTHVIARIPIEPEIRVGGDTGMPVTYHKPDSETAKRYQAAATDLLAFIDKVNAEGGADNQAIQPTTPPGVSACSV, from the coding sequence ATGACAGAAGAAAATGTATTGGAAGCATTGAAAAATGTAACGTATCCGGGATTTACGAAAGATATCGTAACATTTGGATTTGTAAAAGACATATTGATCAACGATAAAACGATCGGATTGACTATAGATATCACATCCTCTGCGGATGAAGTGAAGGCACAGCTTAGAGACGATGCGACCAAAGAGCTTCAGAAGCTTGGATTTGAAAATATCAATATCAACATTAAAGCACCTGAAGCGCCAAAGCAGATGTCAAACTCTGTAAGCGGTAAGAACATCGCGCCACATGTCAAAAGCTTTGTTATGGTGAGTTCAGGTAAAGGCGGAGTTGGCAAATCAACGACTTCCGTTAACCTGGCGATCGCTATGGCTCTGCAGGGTAAAAAAGTAGGTCTTCTCGATGCGGACATTTACGGACCGAACATCCCCCGTATGATGGGTGTTGATGACCAGAAACCTGAGATCCAGGGGAACAAAGTGCTTCCTATGAAAGCTTACGGTGTGGAAGTGATGTCTATGGGTTCATTGATGGAACCGGGACAGTCTCTTATTTGGAGAGGTTCCATGATCATGAAAGCCATCGAGCAGTTCCTCAGAGACATTCTCTGGTCAGAACTCGATGTATTGGTCATCGATATGCCTCCTGGAACAGGTGATGCACAGCTTACATTGGCACAGTCGGTACCGGTCACAGCAGGTATTACGGTTACGACACCTCAGGAAGTGTCACTTGATGACAGCAGACGTTCACTCGACATGTTCCAGAAACTGCATATCCCGACAGCGGGTATCATCGAGAACATGAGCGGATTTATCTGTCCCGAGTGTCATACGGAGTCGGATATCTTCGGTATGGGTACGACTGAGCCTGTAGCCAAAGAGTATGATACGCATGTGATCGCTCGTATTCCTATAGAGCCTGAGATCAGAGTGGGTGGAGATACAGGTATGCCTGTAACCTACCACAAGCCTGATTCCGAAACAGCCAAAAGATACCAGGCAGCGGCGACCGACCTGCTTGCATTCATCGACAAGGTCAATGCAGAAGGCGGCGCAGACAACCAGGCGATACAGCCTACGACACCTCCGGGTGTGAGTGCGTGTAGCGTCTAA